A genomic segment from [Flavobacterium] thermophilum encodes:
- a CDS encoding cobalamin synthase, protein MKRAWNGWLLALQLFTIIPIQRSIEWKAPHVRWLVRTMPLAGALLGTLAALVYGACTALSFGPPSFLALLLLWLGIWLAGGLHADGFMDVSDAFFSYRDAKRRQEIMADSRVGAFAVLSLICLLSFRWLFLHEAIKAGISPALFIAIPLLSRAGAVWLLSAGKLAKSTGMAASLREYSSWRDAAWALGLACLVLLLLPAAGVPPAAVVVLAAAMALCSLAAKPWAEKQFGGVSGDVLGALIEGGETVLWGVLWLLRSSVMG, encoded by the coding sequence ATGAAGCGGGCATGGAATGGCTGGCTGCTGGCGCTGCAGCTGTTTACGATCATTCCCATCCAGCGTTCGATTGAATGGAAAGCCCCGCATGTCCGCTGGCTTGTGCGCACAATGCCGCTGGCTGGAGCGCTGCTCGGGACGCTGGCTGCCTTGGTGTACGGCGCCTGTACGGCGCTTTCGTTCGGTCCGCCTTCTTTTTTGGCTCTCCTTCTTCTTTGGCTTGGCATTTGGCTTGCCGGCGGGCTGCACGCCGACGGCTTTATGGACGTGAGCGATGCCTTTTTTTCGTACCGGGACGCCAAGCGGCGGCAAGAGATCATGGCCGATTCGCGCGTCGGCGCGTTCGCTGTGTTGTCGCTCATTTGTTTGTTATCGTTCCGCTGGCTGTTTTTGCATGAAGCGATCAAAGCGGGCATTTCCCCTGCCCTGTTTATTGCCATTCCACTGCTGTCGAGAGCCGGGGCTGTCTGGCTTCTTTCCGCCGGCAAGCTGGCCAAATCGACAGGAATGGCGGCCTCGCTTCGCGAATATAGTTCATGGCGCGATGCAGCATGGGCGCTGGGATTGGCATGCCTTGTGCTTTTGCTTCTTCCGGCGGCGGGCGTTCCGCCGGCGGCGGTTGTGGTGTTGGCTGCGGCGATGGCGCTTTGTTCCCTCGCGGCAAAGCCGTGGGCGGAAAAGCAGTTTGGCGGCGTGAGCGGCGATGTGCTCGGCGCGCTCATCGAAGGGGGAGAGACGGTGCTATGGGGCGTCCTTTGGCTGTTACGCTCATCCGTCATGGGATGA
- the cobP gene encoding Adenosylcobinamide kinase: MIVFVSGAVRSGKSEAAEVCAIRLAAGETLHYVATARAADAEMEERIRRHQERRMGMTAPWVVWEAPEGPDQLLAALRPPDVVLLDCLTMWWANVLFAGDEWKTEEGAFAAARCLLDQVRAWAAACRAVVIVSNELFSGGVPNDLGTFRYMKMLGWLHQQLVAEAEAAAVVECGLLRVKKGRWPQ; the protein is encoded by the coding sequence ATGATCGTGTTTGTGAGCGGCGCGGTGCGCAGCGGCAAAAGTGAAGCGGCAGAGGTGTGCGCCATCCGGCTGGCCGCTGGCGAGACGCTTCATTATGTTGCCACCGCCCGGGCTGCCGATGCGGAAATGGAAGAGCGCATTCGCCGCCATCAAGAGCGGCGCATGGGGATGACGGCGCCTTGGGTGGTGTGGGAAGCGCCGGAAGGGCCTGATCAGTTGTTGGCTGCACTTCGTCCGCCTGATGTTGTCCTTCTCGACTGCTTGACTATGTGGTGGGCGAATGTGTTATTTGCCGGAGATGAATGGAAAACAGAGGAAGGAGCGTTCGCCGCTGCCCGTTGCCTGCTCGACCAAGTGCGGGCGTGGGCGGCGGCATGCCGCGCTGTTGTCATTGTGTCCAATGAGTTGTTTTCTGGCGGCGTGCCGAATGACCTCGGCACATTTCGCTACATGAAAATGCTCGGTTGGCTTCATCAACAGTTGGTCGCGGAAGCAGAAGCCGCCGCCGTGGTGGAATGCGGTCTTCTTCGCGTGAAGAAAGGACGGTGGCCGCAATGA
- the cobD gene encoding Threonine-phosphate decarboxylase codes for MRWPAHGANPRALYEQCGLAPPDEYIDFSVNTNPYRLPPSAWPSGEEWIRWAGEYPDSEAKALRELVAKQEQIRPGQVLMTNGAAEAIYLLAALFAGRRVGILEPTFSEYRRACLAYGCDVEGFAADEARGFSYDLDEATAWAGKQDIIFLCHPNNPTGTVMEEGELRSLVDAAHTAGTYVIIDEAFYPFWRGGFTAMRWLGRYPRLIVLRSLTKIHHLAGARLGYVAADEAVIASLKTHQPPWSTNGIAQQLALRFMAMESFVKWTKERIAAERERVFRSLPAGRYDVSPSVVNFYLLRPCSGRTEELFFHLLKEGVVPRHTMNFPGLDGRYIRLAVKTQVENDRLLEALERWDG; via the coding sequence TTGCGTTGGCCGGCGCATGGGGCGAATCCGCGCGCGTTGTATGAGCAATGCGGATTGGCCCCTCCAGACGAATACATTGATTTCAGCGTCAATACGAATCCGTACCGGCTGCCGCCGTCAGCTTGGCCGAGCGGTGAGGAGTGGATTCGCTGGGCCGGGGAGTATCCGGATTCGGAAGCGAAGGCGCTCAGGGAGCTCGTTGCCAAGCAGGAGCAGATTCGACCCGGACAAGTGCTGATGACGAACGGGGCGGCGGAGGCGATTTATTTGTTGGCCGCGCTATTTGCCGGTCGGCGCGTCGGCATCTTGGAGCCGACGTTTTCCGAGTATCGGCGCGCCTGTCTCGCTTATGGATGCGATGTGGAGGGATTCGCGGCCGATGAAGCGCGGGGCTTTTCTTATGACTTGGATGAAGCGACTGCCTGGGCAGGCAAGCAAGACATTATCTTTTTATGCCATCCGAACAATCCGACGGGGACGGTGATGGAGGAGGGTGAATTGAGATCACTGGTGGACGCGGCGCACACGGCTGGCACCTATGTAATCATCGATGAAGCATTTTATCCGTTTTGGCGCGGCGGGTTTACGGCGATGCGCTGGTTGGGACGCTATCCGCGCCTCATTGTGCTTCGATCGTTGACGAAAATCCATCACCTGGCCGGCGCGCGCCTTGGTTATGTCGCTGCTGACGAGGCGGTGATCGCTTCGCTGAAAACGCATCAGCCGCCATGGAGCACAAACGGCATCGCCCAACAATTGGCGCTTCGTTTCATGGCGATGGAATCGTTTGTCAAGTGGACGAAAGAACGGATCGCCGCCGAGCGGGAGCGGGTGTTTCGGTCGCTGCCTGCCGGGCGGTATGACGTCTCGCCATCGGTCGTGAACTTTTATTTGTTGCGTCCGTGTTCAGGACGGACAGAGGAGCTGTTTTTTCATTTGTTGAAGGAAGGGGTTGTGCCGCGCCATACGATGAATTTCCCGGGGCTTGACGGCCGCTACATCCGGCTCGCCGTCAAAACGCAGGTGGAGAATGACCGGCTGCTTGAGGCGCTTGAGAGGTGGGATGGATGA